CCTCCGATAAATGATTCAAATGTGTGAAGCTTATTCTACCGTTTAAGAACTTCACCTCTTTGCCGACATACCCTTTTTCACTATGACATTTCAGGCAGGACTCGTTATCAACCTTTGATCTTATCTCATAGTTGTAAACGCCAAGATAATACCTCACTATCTCAGAAAAAAGTCGAACTTTTCCTTTGAAATAATTGGAAAATCCACTCCCATAATGGCAAGTTGAACAATTCACCTGATTATGTGTTGATGAAAGCCAATTCTCATAATATGGTTTCATAAAATGACAAGAAGCACAAAACTCCGGGTCATCCGATGCCCTTAGAAAGAGAAAAAATAGATATCCAGCGAAAACTAAAAACACGGATGAAATTAAAATCCGACGCTTACTTTTCATCTGCCTTCCCCTCCTTCATAAGTTTCTCCTTCATAATCTTCTCATATTCAAGCGGATGTTCTCTCATCATCCTCTCTTTTGAAATCTTTCCAGTGAAAATCGTTGGATTAAACGGGAATACATGCGGATTAAAATGAGCATTATACCAATGCCATATGACAATAGCAAGTGTAGCAAGCATAGCCTCGTCTGAATGCGCCTCCTTAGCTATGTCAAAGACAAACTTCGGGAAAATTCCAAGGAAAAAATTATGAAACCATAAAATCAACCCAGACAAAACCATTATCACCATACCCCAATAAACAGCCCAATAATCAAACTTTTCAATATACGAATACCTACCATATTTAGGTCTCTCGTTCGTTTTGCCAAGCATATATTTAATGTTTTGATAAAAATCAAGGAAATCCTTTTTCCTTGGCAGAAGCTCTTTAAATTCATTTCTACCCTCTTTCGTAAAAGCTATGTAAATCGTATGCCAAATTGAGACGAAAATTAACATCCCAGCCCCAACCCTATGGATAAACCTTGACACTTGAATCCCACCTATTAAATCAAAAAATAAATTAGCCCACCAAGAATCGTGAAACTTGATCGGTAAGCCAGTTATGATCAACAAAATCACACCAATAGCAAGCGTCAAATGTTGAAGGCGTATGTTTAAACTGAAACGGACAAAATATTCCTCCTCTTCCTTTTTTGCCTTTTTCAAACTTTCCCTCTTCTTCCTCTCAACTTCCTCTTCAATCTTCTTGGCTATTTCAATTCTCAACCTCTCGCGAAATTCCTCATCAAGTTCAACATCTTTAGTCTTTTCAACCTCGCTTATCAATTTTTCTGCTTCCTCTAATGAATTTTTCCTCTTCATTTACTCCACCGATTTTCTTTTTCTCCTAAAATGCCCAATTAAGTCAAGAACGATATGTGTGAACAGCCCAGCAAGAACGATAAGCGTGAACCACTT
This is a stretch of genomic DNA from Candidatus Thermokryptus mobilis. It encodes these proteins:
- a CDS encoding formate dehydrogenase subunit gamma, giving the protein MKRKNSLEEAEKLISEVEKTKDVELDEEFRERLRIEIAKKIEEEVERKKRESLKKAKKEEEEYFVRFSLNIRLQHLTLAIGVILLIITGLPIKFHDSWWANLFFDLIGGIQVSRFIHRVGAGMLIFVSIWHTIYIAFTKEGRNEFKELLPRKKDFLDFYQNIKYMLGKTNERPKYGRYSYIEKFDYWAVYWGMVIMVLSGLILWFHNFFLGIFPKFVFDIAKEAHSDEAMLATLAIVIWHWYNAHFNPHVFPFNPTIFTGKISKERMMREHPLEYEKIMKEKLMKEGKADEK